The Ovis aries strain OAR_USU_Benz2616 breed Rambouillet chromosome 6, ARS-UI_Ramb_v3.0, whole genome shotgun sequence DNA segment CAGTATGTACATCATCTCATGCGGTCCTTCGTATGCACCCTTGAAACAGATATAGTCTTCTTGACTCCATTTCATAGGACAGGATGTTGAAGCTGGAGAGATGGGTTTGTCCAGGCTCAAACATCTGCTCAGTACCTGAGTCATGAATCAaatccaagccaggtttcaaagCCATTGCCCATAACCTCATATACTTCCTCTATACTAGCTATATGAGTCATCTTTCTTCTGCTTGTCTTATTGCTCCAGCAGCAAGGTCTAGTCaggaaaaagcagagccatcacgaGTGATGCAGGGGAAGGGATTTATTATAGTAATCAGACCTGACACAATTGAAGGGGACTGAGGAGAAGGGAGCCAAGCTTGACCTCCCCCCCGCCAGACCTATTAAAGAATGAAGTCGGGACAGCCCTGCATTTACTACAGACTCAGAGCCATGCAAATTGGAGTCCATCTTCTGATGCCAGGGAGGCAGGCCCTGTTGCTTACTACTTTTTGGAAGTACGTGGATATAGGTTATAGTAGAGAGGCAggggggcttcccatgtggtgccagtggtaaagaatccgcctgccaatgcaggagacacaggacacgcagattcagttcctgggttgggaagatcccctgcagaaggaaatggcaacccactccagtattcttgcctggataatccatgGGCAGGGAAttttgtaggctacagtccatgggatcataaagaatcggacacaCAGTGGCCAGGCACAAAGTGCTGGTTAGTATCGGGGAGGGGAGGATGTTGCTGGAAGGATTACTTAACAAACAGATGGTGGCTATGCATTTGGCGAGGCCAAGACTCAGAACCCCCATGACCCACATCTGCTCAGATCAAGGGCCAAATAAATCCTAGAGCTCTGACTGGTGGGCATGGCCTGTTAGGATACTTTTTGGTTGCCCTCCTCGTTACAGACACTCCTTTCCCTTGCCCACAGCCCTCCCCATAACCCTGAAAAAATTTCACCATCTGAACCCTGTGTGCTCCAGGAACACAGCCCCAGTAGGGCCCACATGCCATGCAGGCACAGTGCTTTTGCTCTGTGGGCATGGCCGTGTTACAGGCTTTTAGAAGGTTAAATGCGGAGGCCCAACTGTGGAAGGGACACCAGATGGTGAGGTACTTGGGCTTATAAATCAGACCTCAGTTTCAATCTCAATTTCATTACCTACTGCATAAGCTTGAGCAAAGCACTTAACCTCTTTGATCTtggtttctttgtctgtaaaatgaaattaataatatatatctCATTGGATCATAGTGAGGATTAAACAAAGTAACATATGTAAGACAGTGTAGTTCCTGGAACATAGTGAGCACTCAGTAATTATGAAAAGCAATTATAATAATTAAGACAAAACTTGTCAGAGACACAGTGAAACAATAACGAATGAGGTTAATGGCATGAACCAGTACACATTTATAAAATGCAAGAGTGTATTAACAGGGTGTACCCCTCCTAACCACTAACctttgttgatgttcagttgctaagttgtgtcccactgtttgtgactGCATGTCAGACCCCATAttggagcctgccaagctcctctgtccatggaattctccaggcaagaactctagagtgggtagccattcccttctccaaggaatcttcccaaaccagggatcaaacccaggtctcctgcatttcaggcggattatttaccactgagccagcagggaagcccattaacctTAGGAGGCCCTTAAATCTGAAGTCATACTGTGACCTAAATATACACTGGGCTGAAGGCAGAAATAAGACAGCTGCAATTGGTGCCTAGAATCACTGCCCACAGTAACTATGGTGAGctcccagaggccccaggagTGTGGCAGTGTTGACATCAGAAGTGCAATATTCTTCaggctctgcttttccacttgcTGTTTCTTCCTCACTCCAACCTCCAGAAGGGTTTAGGCAGGTGGAGCCTGCACTGTACCTACCACTCTGCCCTCTACTGCAAGCTTCAGAGCAGCCTTCCCTGACACAATGACTATCAACACAAAAGCTCTGGGTGGggtacaggaggagaaggaaaagcttGGATTACCCCAAAATGACACATACATGCGGATTTTCTTCTACCCCAGCTCAAAGCATCCTGTGGTCTGTTCATTCCATGCCTCGGGTTCGCAGCTCTGAGTTCTGCTCATAGGGGGCTGCCCTTTGGCAGCTGTAGCTGGAGAAGCTCTCCTGGTACATTTCTGAGGGGCACAGTGGCATCTGGTGGTCTGGTGGGCAGCATCCCTGTGACAGCCTTCACACAGCCTCAGTCCTAAATATGTGGATCTGCTTCTCATTAAGAAgcaggaaaaggagagggagctcaagggatggggaggggcaggagagagggagagagacattcAAAGAGACAGAAGATACGTAATTTTCACTGCCTGCAAACTGGCTCAGATCTGGAATTTCACTGAAACTGTGTTCCAGCTGCTTTCTGTCAGATCCTTGTCACTGTCTTTCTGCTGTCCTACAGAAATCTCACAATGGTCCTAAAATATTAGGACTTCTAAAGTACATAGTACTTTAGAAAAAAACCTCCAAAAAATCCTGTAGTCTAGTCCCCTCCCGAGAGGCTGAAATAACACCATCAGAATACTAAAGAACCAGCCCATGCTCATTGATTCTTCCTCTAACAAATATGTATGGAATACCTACTATGTCTGAGATAATTTTTAGTTATTGAGAGTGCAAGACTGAGCAAGACATCAAAAGGTAGTATTCATTGTTTCTCCAGGTATGTTCCGTGGAGTAATAATCCATTAGATGCTCCTTGGGGAAAACTTTCTAGGGTCATGTAAGTTTAGAAATCactgcttgggacttccctggtgatccagtggttaagactttgcctgccagtgcaggagtgaCGGTTTAACCCCGGGTCAGAGAACATGTGGGATATTACCCACATGCCTTGtagccaaaaaaatcaaaatacgaAACAGAAAGACTTTAaatgcaataaagactttaaaaatggtctacattaaaaaaaaacttaaagcaCTGCTTAGTATATTTGCCTTGCAGAATATCACATGAACAAATTTATTAAGGACTCGGATATCTTAAATTACAGTTATTTACCTTATCTAGCCCAGTATTTTCCAGACATACTTTTTCATCTGAGGAATTAATTAATGTTCTGGGAGTACACTTTAGGAAATGTTTTCATATAATTGTTTTGTGCTCTTTGTTGTGTTTTAAGtatttagaaaatacttttaaacagAGGTGATGTAATGTCAAGTAGTAGTAAGTGCTGTGAAGATAATAAAGCAGAGTAGCAAGAAATAAGGAGAGAGGAGGTACTTTTAAGATAGTGAATTTTAAGGAAGTCTTCTCCGATACAGTCATGAATAAAGGAAGGGAGTGAGCCAGGTGAAGAGCATTCCTTATGGTGGGAACAGTGAGTACAAAGGCCCTGAGTCCCTCATGTGGGGACGTATTATCATGGGTTTGAGAGGCTATCAGTGACCATTACGCCAGAGTGCAGTGAGCAAGCGGGAGAGCAATGGGAAACAAGGGTAGAGAAGTCATCAGACCACAGTGAGAACTCTGACTTGCTTGACACACTCATCTTGAGAGTAAGGATGTCTCTATGTGGGCTGGAGCTGCTGCGGGATTGAAGACCTGCATGTCAGGTTCTTGTCAGCCATCTGTAAGAGTGCTATCTTGGAAGCAGGAATGGCAGGGGTAATCAGAATTACTGCTTCCAGAATGTGGTAGAAGAACTTTTCCTAGAGGGTGATGTCAGGGCACTCCATGGCATGGCATAGGTCACTGGGTCTTAGTCCCCAGGCAGCTGGGAAATGAGAATTTGGGGAGACAGAGCCCTCCCTGAGTAGCAGTGAAGAGTAAGAATGGTCCTCATGGGATGCATTCCATCTGAGGATTGGTGGGTTAAGTGTCCTTTGGCTGCAAGACGGAACCCACTCTACCGTTGCTCTGCTTGGCTCGAGATATGTTTACCAGTGAGTTCATAGTTCTAGATCCATCTGTGTTTTGCGATGGCATTTCCTCCCATTCAGTAGTGTTTCAGTTAACCCATCAGTTtattcactttgatttttttttcacatgttccTAAATTAGATCTGGATTATCCTTTTAGTGAAAGACTGCTAAAATTCTTAGCAGTCGGGAGGAGGATTAAGTAGTGTCTACCACCTGCATGGAGTTGGTGAGCAAAAACAGCCCTTGTGGGATCTGCTGCTTCTGTGTCCCCTCGGAGTATTAACTCCGAGTCTTCTGTTAGAGGAGATAAACAGGAGCACAAGTGGGTCATAGGGGATTATCCTCAGTCACGTCATGTGCATTTTCAGCACATCCTCttcatttgggggtggggggtaaagGCTGGTAGTGACATATGCCTTGACATGGAGTGCCAGGACTGGCTTCCCTAATCTGGTTGGGATtaacccttccttcctccttgaaTTTATACCTGTCCCTGCCAGAGCAAGATGTTCCATTCAGTAAGTTTACTTGccctgaaaaagaaatattatttggGGCGGGAAATTGCTGAAAATGTAATCTTCTTTTCCTTGAATTCTGCTCCAGTTTTGACTCAGAATCTGATCCTTCTAGTCTCTTCCCGTATACTCTGGAGACAGTCCAGCAAAGCATTATCACCTACTCAGCCATGAAGACACCATATTTACTTACACAAGATCTAGAAATATAATAATAGCTCCATGGATTTTAATAGTGTTTAAATgcctattcatttaaaaatgaaaagcttcagGCAAGAACTCTtcgttttctttattctttttgtgaccctatggactgtagcccaccatgcttctctgtccatgggattttccaggcaagaatcctggagtgggttgccgtttcctcctccagggaatcttcctgacccaaggatcgaacctgtgtctcctgcattgcaggcagattctttactgctgagccatcagggaagccctctttagaGAACAGTGAATCACAAATGTTTGAACTATTGAGACTGCTGTTTGATTTTTGAGCTACTTATTCCTTCCTAtatctctcttctctcttgccCACCATGCTGGGTGAAGTATATTTGGGGTTTATAATTAAAGTTAGCTATAAGTAATTCTGTTTTATGGCAACTTTTTGGAGGAGCTAGTGAAGGAGGGTCTTACAGTCCAGCATATGAGGCTTTGCCCGGACTCTGAGAAGCTGTCCATGGGTGATGGTCTCCCAGTACCTCAGAGCCTCCCGTGATTAAGACTTCTTATCCATCCTGCCTCTCCTCTCTCATCCACTTTTTCTAGTTCTCAATTTTTCTCAGTATTCTCTCATTCAGTTTTGTGTTTGGTTTTCTTACCACAAACAAATTGTCTCTTGTACAGTGGAAATTCCAGGACGATTGCCAGGGAGTAGCCCTTCAActccataaaaaggaaagatattaacTAAAACCGGGGACATGTGCAGTCTCCCTCACCCATCCGCGTGCCTGGTCTCTTACTAAACTTTCCCCTTCTTCCCACAGACGCCCCAAGAGACACAAAATGTCAGTCTCTGTCCCTCTAACTCATCTCACCCTCCGCTTTCCTCGCCCACCTCTCTCATTTTTTTGGGCACATGCAGAATGTCACTTCTGGTACAGAGCATAGTACATCATCGTGTTGCCTGAGCCCAAAGGCCCACGTGGCGTCCTCCTGCTCCCCACTTCTCCCCTGGCGATCCTGGGTGATTAATTTAGAGACACACAGGTTACGGTGTTGGGCAGTTACTCCTAGTGACGACACATAGGGAGGCCAAGCAAGGCCCAAATATGGTCCTTTCACCCACCCTTCTAGAAACGAAACGTCTTGCACAACAGTCCATTTATAAGCTAGTCCTGTGCCTGGAAGCCTACTCAACAATCAGGGCTCGCCGCTGActgcccttcctccctttcttccagctcctccaccagTGACCTCTCCGGCTATGACCACGCATATCTGAGGCAGAGCCCTGACCGGTGCAGCTCCCAGGGAAGCATGGAGAGCCTGGAGCCCGGTGGGGGATACCCACCCTGCCACTTTCTCTCCCCGGCGAAGTCCACCAGCAGCATTGACCAGCTCAGCCACCTCCACAGCAAGAGAGATTCGGCTTACAGCTCCTTCTCCACCAGCTCCAGCATCCTCGAGTATCCACCCCCTGGTGTCTCTGGCCGGGAACGTTCGGGCTCCATGGACACCACTTCTGCTCGAGGTGGCCTCCTAGAAGGGATGAAGCAGGCAGATATTCGCTATGTTAAGACAGTCTATGACCCCCGGAGGGGGGTCTCAGCAGAGTATGAGGTGAACTCTTCAGGCGTGCTTCTCCAAGGTAGGGAGACCCGAGCCTCAACTGATGGTCAGGGCTACGAAAAATTCCATAATGTTCCTCGGGGCAAAGGCACGCCACCCTCTTCCTGGAGCCAGCAGTGCCCCGATTCCTTAGAGACCACTGTGGACAACTTGCCTGCTAAAGTGGGTgcgcccctgcccccagctcggAGTGACAGTTACACAGCCTTCCGGCAGCGAGAGCGGCCCAGCTCCTGGTCTAGCCTAGATCAGAAACGGTTCTGCCGGCCTCCGGCAAACTCTGCAGGCACCCTGAAACCTCCCTTCATAGAGGAACAGCTGCATACTGTGCTAGAGAAGAGCCCAGAAAACAGCCCTCCAGTGAAGCCCAAGCACAATTACACCCAGAAGGCCCAGCCCGGCCAACCTCTGCTGCCGACTAGCATCTACCCGGTACCTTCCCTGGAGCCACACTTCGCCCAGGTGCCCCGGCCTTCTGTGAGTGGAAATGGTACCCTCTACCCTGCCCTGGCCAAGGAGGGTGGGTACACACCTCCTCAGGGAGTGTGCGACAGAATGGCTGCTCTTGATGAGAATGGAAACCAAAACGGATCTAGCAGGCCTGGCTTCGCCTTCTGCCAGGCCCTAGAACGGGACTCAGTGTCTCTAGTAGAGAGGAAACCTGAAACTTCAGCCAGATGTGTCCCCTATAAAGTCCATTTTCCCTCAGTGCCTGAGAACGAGGAGGAGACCTCCCTGAAGAGACTTCTCACACCTCTAGAAGGCCACAGCCCACATCCCAGTGAGAGAAAGAGCACCCAGGGCAACAAATATTCTAATTACCGCAGCCTCCAGTCCCCTCAGGCTCAGGCGTGGCAAGTGGGTGAAGACAAGAGATCCTTCCTGCCCTCAGAGCCTTCGGAGGGGGATTGCCATGAAGACCACAATGCCAACCTCCAGGGGAGGCTCCACAGAGGCAGCCTGGGCCAGAGTGTGCCAGGCAGCTTCAGCAAGACTGCAgctgccttctcctccctccaaAACATTCCTGAGAGTCTAAGAAGGCAAAGCAGCTTGGATCTCGGAGGAGCAGCCCAGGAAGTCTACCTGGAATGCTCATCCACCTGCGCAGTCAATACCAAGGGAGAAGAGTCTGGAAGGACTACTGTTGCTGATCACAAGAGCCAGCTGGACAGGTCGGTGTCCTATCCAAAGCCTGAGGGGAGAACCTTGGCCTCTTTCCAGAGTTCAGACCCAAGGTATGAAGAGCCGCCCTCCCCATCCTCACAGGAGACCTCCAGTCTGGGCCGGAGGAGGCTGAGTTCCAGCAGCACCTCCGCTCTGCAGGGCTTTCAGTGCGGGAAGCCCCACTGCTCCGTGCTGGAGAAGGTTTCCAAGATCGAGCAGCGAGAGCAGGCTGGTCAGAGACCCCCAAGTGCTGGTGGCTCTACTTACGGCTATAACTACAGGCCCCACAGGACACTCCCAGCCTCCAATACTTTGAGGAATGACTCGGAGGAGACTAAAGGCCATATACATTTTTCCGAACCCACTGAACCCCTAGGCAATGGAGAAGAGCACTTCAGAAACGGGGAGCCAAAGTCAGAAGAGGTTTCCTGGCAGCCGTGTGGTCAACAGCCGAGGCGGGCTGTGGAGGGTGGCCGGGGTGCCCCACTCCGGGGTGGAGAGCCCCCGAGGCGGGACGCCCGTCTGCTCCGCAGCCAGAGCACCTTCCAGCTCTTCAGCGAGACCGAGAAGGAGGCCACGTGGTCCGACGACAGGCCCCGCAAGCCGGAGTCGCCCATGCAGGACGCCCCCTTCAGCCGTGCCTACCGGAACAGCATCAAGGACGCGCAGTCCCGCGTCCTGGGGGCCACGTCCTTCCGACGCCGGGACCTCGAGCCCGGGACGCCCGTGGCCTCCAGGCCCTGGCACCTGCGACCCGCCTCGGCCCACGTGGGGCTGCGCAGCCCGGAGGCGCCGATTTCCGCCTCCCCGCACACTCCGCGCGAGCGGCACAGCGTGACCCCGGCCGAGGGAGACCCTGCCCGGCTTGCGCCCCCCGTTGCCCGGAGGGGCCCGCGCCGGCATCTGACCCCCGAGCAGAAGAAGCGCTCGTACTCGGAGCCGGAGAAGATGCACGAGGTGGGGGTCTCGGAGGAACCCGAACCCGAGCCCGCCCCCGCTGGGCCGCCGAGGAAGGGGCCGCATTTCATGGAGGGCTCAGTGAGCGACCGGTGCCGCATCTTCGAGCGAGACGGCAGGGCCTGCTCTACCCTCAGCCTGTCGGGGCCCGAGCTAAAGCAGTTCCAGCAGAGCGCACTGGCCGACTACATTAAGCGCAAGACCGGCAAGCGGCCCGCGGGCACCAGCTGTGGCCTGCAGGAGCCGGGGCGGCTGCTGGAGCGCACCCAGAGCACCTACCTCCAGCCTGAGGGCCCGGGCCTCGCCGCGGCTTCCAGTCTCTGCTCGCTTCGGGAGCCCAGCCTGCCGCCCCGCAGGGAGACCGCCCTTCTGCCAGCCACTGCGGTGGGGAGCGCTGGGGAGACCCAGCGGGCCCCGCGAGATCGCAGCAGCTCCTTTGCCAGCGGCCGCCACCTTGGGGGAAGGCACCGCGGGGACCCAGCGCCGAGAGAACTGCTCAGTGGAGCTAACAGTGGATCAAAGGGCCCCCAGAGACTGAACAGGACCCCAGGGGAGCCCTCCCCGTGGGGGGCCACAGCTGGGAGGGCCGCGAAGTCCATGTCGGCTGAGGATCTGCTGGAGCGCTCAGATGTCCAGGCTGTCCCTGTCCACATGAGGTCACGGTCATCTCCCACCGCAGACAAGCGCCAGGTACGTGCAGCCAGTGGATCTTAGCACTACCGCTTCAGTCCGCGAAGCCTTAGTGCCGCTCCTCTAACCCCTCCTTccccctttgtttttctttagtgtGCAAAAGAGCAGCATTTGTTTTCATAACGGGATGTCTTTCTCAGTGCCCCTATCTGATGAGATCCTTACAGAAATACAGATATTGATAGGTATCTATAAAGTTGTGTCTTAgtagaaacatatatataagtAGTTGCTGGTGTgctggcaaattcaagttttgttctttggaactctggaatTTTCCCGAATATTTTCCATTCCAGTGCAAAACCAGAAATGAGGcctactatgtgtgtgtatatatatgtatatgtgtgtatctatatctatagatacatatatatcaatatatctgtatatgtgtgtctttcaatatagatatctatatatgtgtatctatagatatatatacacacacatatagctatacatacacacacatagtaggCCTCATTTCTGGTTTTGCACTGGAatggaaaatatttgggaaaattccagagttccaaaaaaacaaaacttgaatttgccagcACACCAGCAACTACTTATATAGCATTTGCATTATgagtaggttatatgcaaatattatacCATTTTACATAGCATCAGGCAGATTTTGTTATCCATCCCACCAGATCCTGTAGCTGCAGAGTCAAAGGTGACTGAGCTCAGCACTTGAAGACaactgtatataatatatatacacacatatgaatatataGTATGTGCATATTatatttattgttcagttgctcagttgtgtccgactctttgtgaccccatggactgcagtatgtatgtgtaaaaattatattttagtgtCATCCACTTCTCAGTGTAAGAATTAGATTAGGAAAAGTTAGGATTATctttatcttttatgttttttgttttgctttttttttttcaagtgcgtGCAATAGAAGCTCTGTCtttggtatttttaaagatttttatcttCGTACcctcttttgtttctgttggACTTTTGCATTAACACAATAGGTATTGTCATTGACTTTGATCATTGTTCGTTATTGAGTTCCAGACCCTCAACTAAGAATGCTTTTACATTTAGATGTGGGTACATgcatagtcatgtctgactctttacaaccccatggactgtagcccaccagggtcctctgtccatgggattttccaggcaaaaatactggagtgaattgccatttctttctccagggtatcttcccaacccaaggatcgaacccacatctctggcatttcctgcgctggcaggcagattgtttaccactaccaccacttgggaagccccagttttacatttattatctcattaatCCTCAAAGTAATCCTGTGTAGTAGAGTATATGatgcatgtgctgtgctgtgcttagtcgctcagttgtgtccgactccttgccaccctatggactgtagcccaacaggctcctctgttcatgggaattctccaggcaagaacactgcagtgggttgccatgccctcctccaggggatctccccagcccagggactgaacccattgtaagaggattctttaccgtcagaaccagggaagcccatattttccATATCAAATTCatatctttctgtctctttctttataCTGTCTTGGCAAGATAGGAAAATGTCAGACTTTCAAATTCTCACATTAAAGGATTTTTCTCATAAAGTCTCCAAACGGTGGATAGACCATGAGGAACTTTCCCCTGGAAATTTTAGGAGAGCTGGGAATAAAGTCCAAGCACTCTGACTCCCAGGACTCTTAGTTTCCCTAGTTCATAGACTGTCTTCAAGCTCTATTGCGCTGCAGCTTGGTGGCCTACCTCATGATTCCCTTCCCAGATCAGAAGATACGAGGAAGTCACATATATGTTACCACAAGGGGAGAACACCCCTCCATTGACCCTTCAGAGAGTCTCTTTTCTCCAGCAGAGAGTACAGTGATTTAGCAAGCATTTGTAGAACCTATGTTTTATGAACAGGACTGCATTATAGGTTTGAAggaaacacaaaggaaaataaagatcatgCCTTTCAGGGGGTTACAATTGAGCAAAGAATATGTACTTATATACAGATAACACAAATGGTGAGTGCTTTGGGAGTGATCATAAATAACATGCTATGGGAGGGACACTGATTAGTTCTAATTGAGGGGATCTGAGAGAGCATCTCTTGAAAGAGAAGGGATTTGAACTAGGCGGTAAAGGATGGGCAAGATGTTGACAAAAGGTTGCAGGTTGTGTGCGGAGGCATTAAAAGTTGGAGGAAACAGCTTCACAGCCATCACTGCCTGAGAGATCTGTTTGCTGCACTGCTTctgaaacacacatacacacagccttCTGAGGGAAAATACCACTCCCGTCCAGATACTTTctcttaagaaatattttctccccgatataaaccaccaccacccccacacacatatacatagaatCTATAGTAGCAATCCTCCATAAGCCTCCAATAGCTGTTTTTCTCCCCTTGGAATGATGAAGAGAGCTAATTTCCGGTGCTTATCCTACCTCTAAAAACACTTTAACAATCCATGTATGTAGGtcctctctggtggtccagtgagtggttaagactccatgcttccactgcagggggcacagttttgatccctggtccgggaactaagaaaAAACACGGTCCGTATATGTAGCATGCCATTTCAGCTAGTTTAGTAGGCTTCAGAGGCTCATGACATAGCAGGGCAAGcatttccatttctctccccatgttctaaagaaaacagaaatgtttaGGTGAAAACCAAATCATCTTCTGTTGTTTATTCCCCACTACATGTCATTATTCTCTGCTGGGGAAGTGGTTGGATGGTTCCAAATGTTATTTTGTCTTCCCTTCCAAATATTTCTCAAACCTGATAAACTGGGAAATTGAGCTCAAACATAGGCAGTATAGAAGAATGATCCCAATTAAATCCCAATTCTTGGGTATTATTTGAAAAACTTTCTAG contains these protein-coding regions:
- the SHROOM3 gene encoding protein Shroom3 isoform X3, giving the protein MMQISQGTIGTPWPQSYHSSSSTSDLSGYDHAYLRQSPDRCSSQGSMESLEPGGGYPPCHFLSPAKSTSSIDQLSHLHSKRDSAYSSFSTSSSILEYPPPGVSGRERSGSMDTTSARGGLLEGMKQADIRYVKTVYDPRRGVSAEYEVNSSGVLLQGRETRASTDGQGYEKFHNVPRGKGTPPSSWSQQCPDSLETTVDNLPAKVGAPLPPARSDSYTAFRQRERPSSWSSLDQKRFCRPPANSAGTLKPPFIEEQLHTVLEKSPENSPPVKPKHNYTQKAQPGQPLLPTSIYPVPSLEPHFAQVPRPSVSGNGTLYPALAKEGGYTPPQGVCDRMAALDENGNQNGSSRPGFAFCQALERDSVSLVERKPETSARCVPYKVHFPSVPENEEETSLKRLLTPLEGHSPHPSERKSTQGNKYSNYRSLQSPQAQAWQVGEDKRSFLPSEPSEGDCHEDHNANLQGRLHRGSLGQSVPGSFSKTAAAFSSLQNIPESLRRQSSLDLGGAAQEVYLECSSTCAVNTKGEESGRTTVADHKSQLDRSVSYPKPEGRTLASFQSSDPRYEEPPSPSSQETSSLGRRRLSSSSTSALQGFQCGKPHCSVLEKVSKIEQREQAGQRPPSAGGSTYGYNYRPHRTLPASNTLRNDSEETKGHIHFSEPTEPLGNGEEHFRNGEPKSEEVSWQPCGQQPRRAVEGGRGAPLRGGEPPRRDARLLRSQSTFQLFSETEKEATWSDDRPRKPESPMQDAPFSRAYRNSIKDAQSRVLGATSFRRRDLEPGTPVASRPWHLRPASAHVGLRSPEAPISASPHTPRERHSVTPAEGDPARLAPPVARRGPRRHLTPEQKKRSYSEPEKMHEVGVSEEPEPEPAPAGPPRKGPHFMEGSVSDRCRIFERDGRACSTLSLSGPELKQFQQSALADYIKRKTGKRPAGTSCGLQEPGRLLERTQSTYLQPEGPGLAAASSLCSLREPSLPPRRETALLPATAVGSAGETQRAPRDRSSSFASGRHLGGRHRGDPAPRELLSGANSGSKGPQRLNRTPGEPSPWGATAGRAAKSMSAEDLLERSDVQAVPVHMRSRSSPTADKRQDVLLGENNDFGLMKDPCYLTGPGSRPFSCSSREEMPALRHHPSPHWGDSGCKAGSGDASVPSGGPGLLDPPRQASRTPCPLPLSSGAHGHLPDARAAPLSSVLPAPGPSSYCSQAAAQPSTPAGTPRSGDGHSPAQPPSPERRMEEHAGMRASPPWIKRAYTVREESLPEDPPKHYPKPQDAPSSSSTSDPDTPLGAPGIPGRISLRISESALLASPPPREDCEDDEVFVRDPRPTATSSPRCDELLLPPPPPPPPPPTTIQASLAQGLDHFPPPPPEAVCPAQWEEGYLEPRASSSKLAKVTVAKERSMPVAAHLVDNQLPGSRSQTSGKSFEAKETNPPSTTGAPPQPAGSLSKQPSPGQPLPMQTHSLIHEPASGTPGLEKNVSSGPQKTSEDIRTETLAKEIIHQDKSLADILDPDSRMKTTMDLMEGLFPRDVNLLKENSIKKAAVQKTISFPGCETKRSDDKEAVGLLVNCPAYYSVSAPKAELLNKIKAMPEAVSEEEEQADINEKKAELIGSLTHKLETLQEAKGSLLMDIKLNNALGEEVEAWISELCKPNEIDKYKMFIGDLDKVVNLLLSLSGRLARVENVLSGLGEDASNEERSSLNEKRKVLSAQHEDARELKENVDRRERVVLDILANYLSEEQLQDYRHFVKMKSTLLIEQRELDDKIKLGQEQVKCLLESLPSDFVPKAGALALPPGLAGDVTPVGGWTGSGVSPAVTSPL